A genomic segment from Drosophila miranda strain MSH22 chromosome 3, D.miranda_PacBio2.1, whole genome shotgun sequence encodes:
- the LOC108160465 gene encoding prolyl 4-hydroxylase subunit alpha-1-like isoform X1, whose protein sequence is MRTLILSIFSLSIAIMARGESNQVYYHDGYTYSNSDMINLLGLKKFLVVDLQVYAGELQRTLDKVELAIEQMDMEVQQMEESRVGRVFSGIKQFSLLRHLHLDWPQWLRFMRKEVASAWQKHAQELRPYLPSKVDFMEACKAIYILIDVYGLSVGDFSRGLINGKQYKSKRFGAMDCFALARHGFERRYFDLAEAWFEAIALTSDNDDINRVLGYSWALVLQLYARNLLNMNKKELALTVLQRVSTLGIDDQSILRQLELLERGDLKPTQGTRQLKMINFEHYVRGCRGLFDPPEGLSCHYDFHTHPLLRLAPFKVEPLSQDPYIAMYHDVIYDSEIEELKDNAFPDMERSKVYTYSDEDSKNTGRTSMSAFQTDHQYRAVTKVNRRVMHMTGFEVLADGSSDELLVLNYATAAQYLTHSDYFGPQYSEYIQRGDRIATVLFYLNDVEQGGKTVFPRLGIFRSPMKGSAVVFYNMNSSLQGDPRTEHGGCPVLVGTKWAATKWIYSAEQMFRWPCVNPK, encoded by the exons ATGAGAACGCTCATTTTGTCTATATTTTCATTGTCTATTGCTATAATGGCCAGAGGGGAATCAAACCAGGTATACTACCACGACGGCTATACATATTCCAACAGCGATATGATTAATTTGCTGGGATTGAAGAAGTTCCTGGTCGTCGATCTGCAAGTGTATGCAGGGGAGCTGCAACGAACTTTGGATAAAGTGGAGCT CGCCATAGAACAGATGGACATGGAAGTGCAACAGATGGAGGAGAGCCGCGTGGGCCGAGTATTCAGCGGCATCAAGCAGTTTTCCCTTCTGCGACATCTGCACTTGGATTGGCCTCAGTGGCTGCGATTTATGCGAAAAGAGGTGGCCTCAG CGTGGCAGAAACACGCGCAGGAACTACGACCGTATTTACCCTCTAAGGTCGATTTTATGGAGGCCTGCAAAGCTATATATATCCTGATCGATGTCTATGGGTTGTCCGTCGGTGACTTTTCCCGTGGTCTGATCAATGGAAAGCAATACAA ATCGAAAAGATTCGGTGCAATGGACTGTTTTGCTCTAGCCCGACATGGCTTTGAGCGGAGATACTTTGACCTGGCCGAAGCTTGGTTTGAGGCCATCGCGCTGACCTCCGACAATGATGATATCAACCGGGTGTTGGGCTACAGTTGGGCTCTTGTTCTGCAGCTCTATGCCAGAAACCTTTTGAACATGA ACAAGAAGGAGCTCGCTTTAACAGTGCTGCAACGGGTTTCGACCCTTGGAATCGACGACCAGAGCATCCTTCGCCAATTGGAGCTCTTGGAGAGAGGAGATCTTAAGCCGACACAAGGAACAAGGCAGTTAAAGATGATAAATTTTGAGCACTATGTCAGGGGTTGCCGCGGGCTCTTCGACCCGCCCGAAGGTCTGAGCTGCCACTACGATTTCCACACTCATCCTCTTCTGCGGCTGGCCCCCTTCAAAGTGGAGCCCCTCAGCCAGGACCCGTACATAGCCATGTATCACGATGTGATCTATGACAGCGAGATTGAGGAACTCAAGGACAATGCTTTCCCAGATATGGAGCGCAGCAAAGTCTACACTTACTCGGACGAGGACAGTAAGAACACTGGTCGCACCTCCATGAGCGCCTTTCAAACCGACCACCAATACAGGGCCGTGACAAAGGTCAATCGCCGTGTGATGCACATGACCGGTTTCGAAGTGCTTGCAGATGGATCTTCTGATGAATTGCTGGTTCTCAACTACGCCACTGCCGCACAGTACTTGACACATTCTGACTACTTTGGACCCCAA TATTCCGAATATATTCAACGTGGCGACAGGATAGCAACAGTTCTCTTCTAT TTGAACGATGTCGAACAGGGTGGCAAAACGGTGTTTCCACGTCTGGGTATTTTCCGCAGCCCCATGAAGGGCAGTGCTGTGGTCTTTTACAACATGAATAGCAGTCTCCAAGGTGACCCAAGAACCGAGCATGGGGGCTGCCCGGTGCTGGTGGGCACCAAATGGG CTGCCACAAAATGGATTTACAGTGCCGAGCAAATGT
- the LOC108160465 gene encoding prolyl 4-hydroxylase subunit alpha-2-like isoform X2: MRTLILSIFSLSIAIMARGESNQVYYHDGYTYSNSDMINLLGLKKFLVVDLQVYAGELQRTLDKVELAIEQMDMEVQQMEESRVGRVFSGIKQFSLLRHLHLDWPQWLRFMRKEVASAWQKHAQELRPYLPSKVDFMEACKAIYILIDVYGLSVGDFSRGLINGKQYKSKRFGAMDCFALARHGFERRYFDLAEAWFEAIALTSDNDDINRVLGYSWALVLQLYARNLLNMNKKELALTVLQRVSTLGIDDQSILRQLELLERGDLKPTQGTRQLKMINFEHYVRGCRGLFDPPEGLSCHYDFHTHPLLRLAPFKVEPLSQDPYIAMYHDVIYDSEIEELKDNAFPDMERSKVYTYSDEDSKNTGRTSMSAFQTDHQYRAVTKVNRRVMHMTGFEVLADGSSDELLVLNYATAAQYLTHSDYFGPQYSEYIQRGDRIATVLFYNPYLSEEISLQMSQENIQKYNLMESPIKQCNTVPYPFFGP, translated from the exons ATGAGAACGCTCATTTTGTCTATATTTTCATTGTCTATTGCTATAATGGCCAGAGGGGAATCAAACCAGGTATACTACCACGACGGCTATACATATTCCAACAGCGATATGATTAATTTGCTGGGATTGAAGAAGTTCCTGGTCGTCGATCTGCAAGTGTATGCAGGGGAGCTGCAACGAACTTTGGATAAAGTGGAGCT CGCCATAGAACAGATGGACATGGAAGTGCAACAGATGGAGGAGAGCCGCGTGGGCCGAGTATTCAGCGGCATCAAGCAGTTTTCCCTTCTGCGACATCTGCACTTGGATTGGCCTCAGTGGCTGCGATTTATGCGAAAAGAGGTGGCCTCAG CGTGGCAGAAACACGCGCAGGAACTACGACCGTATTTACCCTCTAAGGTCGATTTTATGGAGGCCTGCAAAGCTATATATATCCTGATCGATGTCTATGGGTTGTCCGTCGGTGACTTTTCCCGTGGTCTGATCAATGGAAAGCAATACAA ATCGAAAAGATTCGGTGCAATGGACTGTTTTGCTCTAGCCCGACATGGCTTTGAGCGGAGATACTTTGACCTGGCCGAAGCTTGGTTTGAGGCCATCGCGCTGACCTCCGACAATGATGATATCAACCGGGTGTTGGGCTACAGTTGGGCTCTTGTTCTGCAGCTCTATGCCAGAAACCTTTTGAACATGA ACAAGAAGGAGCTCGCTTTAACAGTGCTGCAACGGGTTTCGACCCTTGGAATCGACGACCAGAGCATCCTTCGCCAATTGGAGCTCTTGGAGAGAGGAGATCTTAAGCCGACACAAGGAACAAGGCAGTTAAAGATGATAAATTTTGAGCACTATGTCAGGGGTTGCCGCGGGCTCTTCGACCCGCCCGAAGGTCTGAGCTGCCACTACGATTTCCACACTCATCCTCTTCTGCGGCTGGCCCCCTTCAAAGTGGAGCCCCTCAGCCAGGACCCGTACATAGCCATGTATCACGATGTGATCTATGACAGCGAGATTGAGGAACTCAAGGACAATGCTTTCCCAGATATGGAGCGCAGCAAAGTCTACACTTACTCGGACGAGGACAGTAAGAACACTGGTCGCACCTCCATGAGCGCCTTTCAAACCGACCACCAATACAGGGCCGTGACAAAGGTCAATCGCCGTGTGATGCACATGACCGGTTTCGAAGTGCTTGCAGATGGATCTTCTGATGAATTGCTGGTTCTCAACTACGCCACTGCCGCACAGTACTTGACACATTCTGACTACTTTGGACCCCAA TATTCCGAATATATTCAACGTGGCGACAGGATAGCAACAGTTCTCTTCTAT